One window of the Pyxicephalus adspersus chromosome 5, UCB_Pads_2.0, whole genome shotgun sequence genome contains the following:
- the CYP8B1 gene encoding 7-alpha-hydroxycholest-4-en-3-one 12-alpha-hydroxylase: MALILPILLAVLASVLGGLYMLGMFRKRRPNEPPLDKGTIPWLGYALEFRNNTAAFLQRMQKKHGDIFTVQIAGYYFTFVTDPLSFGPIVREARTKLDFEQFAAELVARVFGYHSGTNDHKMLEKASTKHLMGDGLVVMTQAMMDNLQNLMLHNVGAGNSEGKWHQDGLFRYSYNIVFRAGYLALFGNEPPKGKEGLEAAKKHDRDHSDELYDEFRKYDKLFPRLAYAVLTPKGKMEAERLKRLFWNMLSIKRTLQKENISGWVTDQFQYRAENGMPEHMQDRFMFLLLWASQGNTGPACFWLLLYLMKDPEAMQAVSEEVQRVLKETGQEVKPGGPLINLTRDMLLKTPILDSAVEESLRLTAAPVLVRAVKENLNLKMANGKEYAIRKGDRVGLFPYTAVQMDPEVHPEPEKFKYNRFLNEDGSKKTEFYKNGKRLKYFTMPWGAGTTICPGRFFAVNELKQFVFLMLTYFEFELVNPNEEIPPIDPNRWGFGTMQPTKDIQFRYRLRY, from the coding sequence ATGGCTCTGATACTCCCAATTCTCCTGGCTGTATTGGCTTCTGTTCTCGGAGGTCTCTACATGTTGGGAATGTTCCGTAAAAGAAGACCCAATGAGCCACCATTAGACAAAGGCACCATCCCGTGGCTAGGCTATGCCCTCGAGTTCCGTAACAACACAGCTGCTTTCTTGCAAAGGATGCAGAAGAAACATGGAGATATCTTCACAGTTCAGATCGCCGGCTATTACTTTACCTTTGTAACAGATCCCCTCTCCTTCGGGCCCATCGTCAGGGAAGCCAGGACCAAGCTGGACTTTGAGCAGTTTGCTGCGGAGTTGGTAGCCAGGGTGTTCGGCTACCATTCTGGAACCAATGACCATAAGATGCTGGAGAAAGCCAGCACAAAGCACCTCATGGGTGACGGTCTTGTAGTCATGACCCAAGCTATGATGGACAACCTCCAAAACTTGATGCTTCATAATGTTGGTGCTGGAAACAGTGAAGGAAAATGGCACCAAGACGGCCTTTTCCGCTACAGTTACAACATTGTCTTCCGAGCTGGCTACCTGGCTTTGTTTGGAAATGAGCCTCCTAAAGGCAAAGAAGGCCTGGAAGCGGCCAAGAAACACGATCGCGATCACTCAGACGAACTGTATGACGAGTTCAGAAAGTACGACAAGTTGTTTCCACGTTTGGCATATGCTGTCCTGACACCAAAAGGCAAAATGGAAGCTGAACGACTGAAGAGGTTGTTCTGGAACATGCTTTCCATAAAGAGAACCcttcaaaaagaaaacatcagcGGGTGGGTCACTGACCAGTTCCAGTACAGAGCTGAAAACGGAATGCCAGAACATATGCAAGATAGATTCATGTTTCTGCTTCTGTGGGCCTCTCAGGGTAACACCGGACCTGCATGTTTCTGGCTTCTTCTTTATCTCATGAAAGACCCGGAAGCTATGCAAGCCGTCAGCGAGGAAGTTCAAAGAGTTCTTAAAGAAACTGGGCAAGAAGTCAAACCAGGTGGACCACTCATCAACCTCACCAGGGATATGCTGCTGAAGACCCCCATCCTGGACAGCGCGGTGGAGGAAAGCTTACGTCTTACAGCTGCCCCCGTACTCGTAAGAGCCGTCAAAGAAAACCTAAACCTCAAAATGGCCAATGGAAAGGAGTACGCCATCCGTAAAGGTGACCGCGTGGGCCTTTTCCCATATACCGCAGTCCAAATGGATCCAGAGGTCCATCCCGAACCTGAGAAATTCAAGTACAACCGCTTCCTCAATGAGGACGGCAGCAAAAAGACTGAATTCTACAAAAATGGAAAACGACTCAAGTATTTTACAATGCCATGGGGAGCCGGTACCACCATTTGCCCCGGGCGTTTCTTCGCAGTCAATGAACTTAAGCAATTTGTGTTTCTGATGCTCACGTATTTCGAGTTTGAGCTTGTGAATCCTAATGAAGAGATTCCACCCATTGATCCAAACCGTTGGGGTTTTGGAACCATGCAACCCACCAAAGATATCCAGTTCAGGTACAGATTACGCTACTAG